A genomic window from Solanum stenotomum isolate F172 chromosome 10, ASM1918654v1, whole genome shotgun sequence includes:
- the LOC125878256 gene encoding uncharacterized protein LOC125878256, translated as MRNLVQNLQGFGGFDNVDKESDPSLVFNNCSHVSKQDTPTNPSNLISINIQTLEAETKKQVENETECCGREHQIVLDHSVVPKGHIEMAPSLSERRWKEDQLDTERGGNKSIHEVLCCSYSGNRSQTGANGGKSINKRVTIHMRNNINSFQEQNGKVIILPDRLEELFILVTTRRTDNDS; from the exons ATGAGAAATCTTGTTCAG AACCTGCAAGGATTTGGAGGCTTTGATAATGTGGACAAGGAAAGCGATCCAAGTTTAGTCTTCAACAACTGTTCTCATGTTTCTAAGCAAGATACGCCAACCAATCCTAGCAATTTGATTAGTATAAATATCCAAACTTTAGAAGCTGAAACTAAGAAACAAGTTGAAAATGAAACTGAGTGTTGTGGACGTGAACACCAAATAGTTCTTGATCATTCTGTAGTTCCCAAGGGGCATATTGAAATGGCTCCGAGTCTATCAGAAAGAAGGTGGAAAGAAGATCAACTCGACACAGAACGTGGAGGAAACAAAAGCATCCATGAGGTCCTCTGCTGTTCTTATTCAGGTAATAGAAGTCAAACTGGTGCAAATGGGGGAAAATCCATCAATAAGAGAGTTACTATTCACATGAGAAACAACATCAATTCATTCCAGGAGCAGAATGGGAAGGTAATAATATTACCTGATAGACTAGAAGAGCTATTCATACTAGTCACAACAAGGAGAACTGACAATGATAGCTGA